One part of the Tenacibaculum sp. 190130A14a genome encodes these proteins:
- a CDS encoding GbsR/MarR family transcriptional regulator, with protein sequence MQLEDAKIKYIHTWGSLATSWGINKTMAQVHALLLVSTKALSADEIMEALKISRGNVNMNVRALIDWGIVRKEFVAGERKEFFVADKDIWELFKQVTKERKKREVEPVLKVLDELQENVTGEGEEVEQFKKLMGDLSSVTNTVNGILDKAIKADEHWLLSNFTKMIKK encoded by the coding sequence ATGCAATTAGAAGACGCAAAAATAAAATACATTCATACCTGGGGTAGTTTAGCTACTAGTTGGGGAATTAATAAAACGATGGCTCAAGTGCATGCGCTATTATTAGTTTCAACCAAAGCACTGTCTGCCGATGAAATTATGGAAGCCTTAAAAATTTCTAGAGGAAATGTAAATATGAATGTGCGTGCGTTGATAGATTGGGGAATTGTACGTAAAGAGTTTGTTGCCGGGGAACGTAAAGAGTTTTTTGTTGCCGACAAGGATATTTGGGAGTTGTTTAAACAAGTTACCAAAGAGCGTAAGAAAAGGGAAGTAGAACCTGTATTAAAGGTTTTGGATGAGCTTCAAGAAAACGTAACGGGAGAAGGAGAGGAAGTGGAACAGTTTAAAAAGTTGATGGGAGATTTGTCTTCGGTAACCAATACGGTCAATGGTATTTTAGATAAGGCAATTAAGGCTGATGAGCATTGGTTGTTATCTAATTTTACCAAAATGATTAAAAAGTAA
- a CDS encoding sigma-70 family RNA polymerase sigma factor, giving the protein MSNDFYTSSILPHSGIIIKICRAYTDSQEDFEDFYQEACLQIWKSRNAFQNKSKWSTWIYRITLNVCLTLSKKNNKKRFSAEHISDVSEENRAFENENLNLLYEAIKQLSEVDRAIILLHLEENPYKEIAAIIGTSANNIAVKINRIKKQLKILLDGKIN; this is encoded by the coding sequence TTGAGTAACGATTTTTATACGTCATCTATTTTACCTCATTCAGGAATAATCATCAAGATTTGTAGAGCCTATACAGACTCTCAAGAAGATTTTGAAGATTTCTATCAAGAGGCTTGTTTACAAATTTGGAAAAGTAGAAATGCTTTTCAAAACAAATCAAAATGGTCAACTTGGATATATAGAATTACGTTGAATGTTTGCTTAACTCTTTCTAAAAAAAATAATAAAAAAAGATTTTCGGCAGAACATATAAGTGATGTTTCAGAAGAAAACAGAGCTTTTGAAAATGAAAATTTGAATTTATTGTACGAGGCTATTAAACAGCTTTCTGAAGTTGATAGAGCAATTATATTATTGCATTTAGAAGAAAATCCTTACAAAGAAATTGCTGCAATTATTGGAACTAGCGCTAACAATATTGCAGTTAAGATTAACAGAATTAAAAAACAATTAAAAATACTACTAGATGGAAAAATCAATTGA